From the genome of Thermocrinis jamiesonii, one region includes:
- a CDS encoding type II secretion system F family protein: protein MPRFRYKVIDEAGNIIEREGNYPNEDALLGELSKGGYSPISIEKLDKEEKKVKEKEGTRIRLSFGGVSDRDISIFCRQLGTMINAGVNLVEALNIIADQTPNKKLSDAAKDVAVKVSEGMAVSAAMQKHPNVFPEFVINLVKVGEETGNLDVSLMKAADYYEKIAMIKSKIKSASFYPIFVVVVATAIVSGILYFLVPTFAEIYSSLGGELPLPTQMLIAASNTLRNSLPMVIISIVAFSLMFGYLYRNNYIFRKSVHKLSLRIPKMNDLVVKSTMAKFARTMATLFSAGVALERAFEIAGQTTGNLIIKEGVEQAKKGVIEGEPMYRALEKTGLFPKLVIAMIKVGEDTGRLDDMLETIARFYEDEFDKTVDGMIKLIEPMLIVFIGGVVGLILIALYMPIFKMGELIKT, encoded by the coding sequence ATGCCCAGATTTAGGTATAAAGTTATAGACGAAGCGGGGAATATAATAGAACGGGAGGGGAATTATCCTAATGAGGATGCGCTTTTGGGGGAGCTCTCTAAGGGCGGTTATTCCCCTATCAGCATAGAAAAGCTTGATAAGGAAGAAAAAAAAGTTAAAGAAAAGGAAGGCACACGTATAAGGCTATCCTTTGGTGGCGTAAGTGACAGGGACATATCCATATTCTGCAGACAGTTGGGAACTATGATTAATGCTGGGGTTAACCTAGTAGAGGCTTTAAACATAATAGCGGATCAAACGCCCAATAAAAAGCTTTCGGATGCGGCAAAAGACGTAGCAGTAAAGGTAAGCGAAGGGATGGCGGTTTCAGCTGCTATGCAAAAACATCCCAATGTTTTCCCAGAGTTTGTTATAAACCTTGTAAAAGTGGGTGAAGAAACTGGAAATTTAGATGTTTCACTAATGAAAGCTGCGGATTATTACGAAAAGATCGCTATGATCAAAAGCAAGATAAAGAGCGCCTCTTTTTATCCCATCTTTGTAGTTGTGGTAGCTACCGCTATAGTTTCGGGTATATTATACTTCTTAGTTCCTACCTTTGCTGAGATTTACTCCAGCTTAGGGGGAGAACTGCCTCTACCAACCCAAATGCTGATTGCAGCATCAAACACTTTGAGAAATAGTCTTCCGATGGTAATAATTTCTATAGTTGCTTTCTCGCTTATGTTTGGTTATCTATACCGCAATAACTACATTTTTCGGAAGAGTGTGCACAAGCTTTCCTTAAGGATACCAAAGATGAATGATTTGGTTGTAAAAAGCACGATGGCTAAGTTTGCCAGAACTATGGCTACTCTTTTTTCCGCTGGTGTAGCTTTGGAAAGGGCCTTTGAAATAGCAGGACAGACAACGGGCAACTTAATCATAAAAGAAGGGGTAGAACAGGCAAAAAAGGGAGTTATAGAAGGAGAACCTATGTACAGAGCCTTGGAAAAGACTGGCCTTTTCCCAAAGCTTGTAATAGCTATGATAAAGGTTGGTGAAGATACTGGCAGACTTGACGATATGCTAGAAACTATAGCTAGGTTTTACGAAGATGAGTTTGACAAAACTGTAGATGGCATGATCAAGCTTATAGAACCCATGCTTATAGTTTTCATAGGTGGTGTGGTAGGTCTTATACTGATCGCACTTTACATGCCTATATTCAAGATGGGTGAGCTGATAAAAACTTAA
- the argJ gene encoding bifunctional glutamate N-acetyltransferase/amino-acid acetyltransferase ArgJ encodes MDVLMGIGKAGLKKGGEPDILVILLPQSCNASFLFTSNHFKSASVLYSEKVLAETDRIRAMVINSGNANCGVGQEGIVHAEMMAREVAKYLDIDHREVLVFSTGVIGKPLPIENVLKGIASACEILEPLDLKRASQVISTTDRFPKYDFVKKGRLEVFGFAKGAGMIHPNMATMLSFVFTNADIDSLTLKELHREINERTFNSITVDACTSTNDSFGLISLGVLKEDMQNIRQAVEEVSLNLAKKIVEDGEGATKIIKVIVKNASLSIKAKVIAEKVATSNLVKTAIFGRDPNWGRIVAAAGSTAFPIDQFKMKVYIGNHLVYDGKAHPKATEGAKKYLEENKEIEIIIDLREGKENWIYYSSDLTYDYIRINSEYTT; translated from the coding sequence ATGGACGTTCTTATGGGAATAGGAAAAGCGGGTTTGAAGAAAGGTGGAGAGCCAGATATACTCGTTATCCTCCTTCCTCAGTCCTGTAACGCTTCCTTCTTATTTACGAGCAACCATTTTAAGTCCGCCAGCGTTTTGTATTCAGAAAAAGTACTTGCAGAAACAGATAGAATAAGAGCTATGGTTATAAACAGCGGAAATGCAAACTGTGGAGTAGGTCAGGAAGGTATTGTACATGCGGAGATGATGGCAAGGGAAGTTGCAAAGTATCTGGACATTGACCACAGAGAAGTTTTGGTATTCTCTACGGGAGTTATAGGAAAACCCCTTCCCATTGAAAACGTATTAAAAGGCATAGCATCTGCGTGTGAGATACTTGAACCTTTGGACCTAAAAAGGGCAAGTCAGGTTATTTCTACAACGGACAGATTTCCCAAGTATGACTTTGTAAAAAAAGGTCGCTTAGAGGTTTTTGGCTTTGCAAAGGGTGCAGGGATGATACACCCTAACATGGCTACTATGCTGAGCTTTGTTTTTACCAACGCGGACATTGACAGTTTAACACTTAAGGAACTTCACAGAGAAATAAACGAAAGGACTTTCAACTCTATAACCGTAGATGCTTGCACCAGCACCAACGACAGCTTTGGCTTAATAAGCCTTGGAGTTTTAAAAGAAGATATGCAAAACATAAGACAAGCTGTGGAAGAAGTTTCATTAAACTTGGCAAAAAAGATAGTGGAGGACGGAGAGGGTGCAACGAAAATAATAAAGGTCATTGTAAAAAATGCATCCTTAAGCATAAAGGCTAAGGTTATAGCTGAGAAGGTGGCAACTTCCAATCTCGTGAAGACCGCTATTTTTGGAAGGGATCCAAATTGGGGAAGGATCGTAGCAGCCGCAGGCTCTACTGCTTTCCCTATAGACCAGTTTAAAATGAAGGTTTATATAGGCAATCATTTGGTGTATGATGGAAAGGCTCATCCAAAGGCAACGGAAGGAGCAAAAAAGTATTTAGAGGAAAACAAGGAGATAGAAATAATTATAGACTTAAGAGAGGGAAAAGAAAACTGGATTTACTATTCCTCAGACCTTACCTATGATTACATAAGAATAAATTCAGAATACACTACTTAA
- the murC gene encoding UDP-N-acetylmuramate--L-alanine ligase: MFREKIRNFHFVGIGGIGMSGIAQVLLQMGYKVSGSDLKENKNTQLLKSMGAKIYIGHREENVGDGQVVVYSSAIPEDNPEIQEAKRRGIPVISRGEMLAELFRLKEGIAVCGSHGKTTTTSMIAYVIHEGGYDPTVIVGGILRSLGSNAKLGKDNLIVSEADESDGSFLKLRPTVSVITNIDKEHLGYYKDVEEIKQAFLEFANSVPFYGFCVMNADDPNSMELIPKVSKRIITYSIHQQSQVRAKNLSQKFGYYTFEVFWKDKPLGKVSLGVPGKHNVYNALACISVCLEMDIPLKVMFDALANFKNAERRLEFKGEFNGCPIYDDYGHHPTEIKVVLDSIRELYPEKKTLLIFQPHRYSRTYYLFEEFVEVLKLADLCIITDIYPAGEENIYNVSSKMLAERAKCLYFPNKEDIFSWLENHAKDCVILFMGAGSIGKWSEEFLNERAIR, translated from the coding sequence ATGTTCAGAGAAAAGATAAGAAATTTTCATTTTGTGGGAATAGGCGGTATAGGTATGAGTGGAATTGCCCAAGTGCTTTTGCAGATGGGCTATAAAGTATCTGGTTCGGACCTAAAGGAAAATAAAAATACCCAACTTTTAAAAAGTATGGGCGCAAAAATATACATAGGGCACAGAGAAGAAAACGTAGGAGATGGACAGGTGGTGGTATATTCCTCTGCAATCCCTGAGGACAATCCTGAAATACAGGAGGCAAAAAGAAGAGGCATTCCGGTTATCTCCCGTGGGGAGATGCTTGCTGAACTTTTTCGCTTAAAAGAAGGTATAGCGGTGTGTGGTTCACACGGTAAAACAACAACCACTTCCATGATAGCTTACGTAATACACGAGGGAGGATACGATCCTACCGTAATAGTGGGTGGTATCCTAAGGAGCCTTGGAAGCAATGCCAAGCTCGGAAAGGATAACTTGATTGTTTCAGAAGCGGATGAAAGCGACGGATCTTTCTTAAAGCTCAGACCTACTGTATCAGTAATTACCAACATAGATAAGGAACATCTGGGCTATTACAAAGATGTTGAGGAGATAAAGCAAGCTTTTTTGGAGTTTGCAAACAGTGTGCCTTTTTATGGCTTTTGTGTTATGAACGCGGATGATCCAAACAGCATGGAGTTAATCCCAAAAGTCTCTAAAAGGATAATAACTTACAGCATACATCAGCAATCGCAAGTAAGAGCTAAGAATCTAAGCCAAAAATTTGGCTATTACACTTTTGAGGTTTTTTGGAAAGACAAACCCTTAGGAAAGGTAAGCCTCGGTGTGCCCGGAAAACACAATGTCTATAATGCTCTTGCGTGTATATCTGTATGCTTAGAGATGGACATACCGCTAAAGGTTATGTTTGATGCTCTGGCAAACTTTAAGAACGCAGAAAGAAGGTTGGAGTTTAAAGGAGAGTTTAACGGATGTCCAATTTACGATGATTATGGCCACCATCCGACAGAAATAAAGGTGGTTTTAGACAGTATCAGAGAGCTTTACCCTGAGAAGAAAACACTTCTGATCTTCCAACCTCACAGATACTCAAGAACATACTACCTTTTTGAAGAGTTTGTAGAAGTTCTAAAGCTGGCAGACCTCTGTATAATCACCGATATATACCCAGCGGGAGAAGAGAACATTTACAACGTATCTTCAAAGATGTTGGCAGAAAGGGCAAAGTGCCTATATTTTCCAAACAAAGAGGATATTTTTTCTTGGTTGGAAAACCACGCCAAGGATTGTGTCATACTTTTTATGGGCGCGGGTAGCATAGGAAAGTGGTCCGAGGAATTTCTAAATGAAAGGGCTATCAGGTAG
- a CDS encoding PilT/PilU family type 4a pilus ATPase, translating into MIPAEKVQTQELRLVEILYKAMLLNASDIHITAGHKPAVRVDGKITPLSEYPVLTPDMTQRLVYSVMSEKHRKQLEEKGQVDFSFGVRDVGRFRANVFFQRGSVAGVLRRLPSKIMNVEDLGLSKKVLELCHKSMGLVLVTGPTGSGKTTTLAALINYINENFPYHIITIEDPIEYVFHHKKSIVNQREIGEDVSSFADALRAALREDPDVILVGEMRDLETIEIALRAAETGHLVFGTLHTNTAISTITRIIDVFPPSQQEQIRIQLSFVLQGVISQRLIPKIGGGRVLAYELLIPNTAIRNLIRENKLQQVYSLMQSGQAETGMQTMNQSLVSLYKKGLITLEDAYRYSPDIKELERMVGLRG; encoded by the coding sequence ATGATACCAGCAGAAAAAGTTCAAACTCAGGAGCTGAGATTAGTAGAAATACTGTACAAAGCTATGCTTTTAAACGCATCTGACATACATATAACTGCTGGACATAAGCCTGCGGTCAGAGTGGATGGTAAAATAACTCCTTTAAGCGAGTATCCCGTGTTAACTCCTGATATGACTCAACGACTTGTGTATTCAGTTATGTCGGAAAAACACAGAAAACAGTTGGAAGAAAAAGGGCAGGTAGATTTTTCCTTTGGAGTAAGGGATGTAGGAAGGTTTAGAGCAAATGTTTTCTTTCAAAGAGGTTCGGTAGCGGGAGTTCTTAGAAGACTTCCAAGCAAGATAATGAACGTAGAAGATCTGGGACTGTCTAAGAAGGTTTTGGAGCTCTGCCATAAAAGTATGGGACTTGTATTGGTAACTGGTCCTACAGGTTCAGGTAAAACCACCACATTAGCTGCGCTTATTAATTACATAAACGAAAACTTTCCTTATCACATAATAACCATAGAGGATCCTATAGAATATGTATTTCACCACAAAAAGAGCATAGTCAATCAAAGGGAGATAGGTGAAGACGTAAGTAGTTTTGCGGACGCTTTAAGAGCAGCGTTAAGGGAAGACCCAGATGTTATCCTTGTAGGAGAGATGAGAGACTTGGAAACTATAGAAATAGCCTTAAGGGCTGCGGAAACAGGACACTTGGTTTTTGGAACCCTGCATACAAACACTGCCATTTCCACGATCACTCGTATAATAGATGTGTTTCCACCAAGCCAACAGGAACAAATTAGAATCCAGTTATCTTTTGTGTTGCAAGGTGTTATCTCTCAAAGGCTAATACCTAAGATTGGTGGAGGTCGTGTTTTGGCGTATGAACTGCTTATCCCAAACACAGCCATAAGAAACCTAATAAGAGAAAACAAGCTCCAACAAGTTTATTCTTTAATGCAGAGTGGGCAAGCAGAAACAGGCATGCAAACCATGAACCAATCCCTTGTTTCTCTTTACAAAAAAGGGCTAATAACTCTGGAGGATGCATACAGATATTCTCCAGACATCAAAGAGCTTGAGCGTATGGTTGGCTTAAGAGGATAA
- the recJ gene encoding single-stranded-DNA-specific exonuclease RecJ → MKGLSGRKWILLSEIIKPEKDKVLSLGPVVAQILANRGSDESVLDLKLKNLSPPYRIPNLNQAVERIKESILKKERIILFGDYDVDGITGTALLYKFLKTAGATAIPVLPSRQSGYGLNKKLVDKFSKYADLLITIDNGTTAVEELKVFKKDSIVIDHHNIGEEIPPTILVNPKLTEDLPTEFKELSSVSLVFYLIAVLSKELNLSYDPRLDLYLPAIGTLADFMPLNMLNRIIVSYGIRCLEYIQKGLIVSHGIKALIESAGINGSITSRDISFSIVPRLNAPGRVSRPSIALKLFLAEDKERAEAFAKKIEEINRRRKFIAQKAYDIALEQALLQEDRKFIVVVLDSWAGGVAGIVAGMLSSIFQKPTAVFALGNYGVGSVRSANGINIYQALSKLSHLFLRWGGHAYAVGISMEKEKIPIFKELVEEVITDVRVLPTLEIDMPLQPEEITPKLVEDLRRLEPFGEGFPAPTFLCDAKLLPTYYDENRLVLRSDNHYTFLCWDMNLSRKIIKRNLIEGKVVYQIDLRNPRRLILLDVEEYE, encoded by the coding sequence ATGAAAGGGCTATCAGGTAGAAAGTGGATTTTGCTAAGTGAGATAATAAAGCCCGAGAAAGATAAAGTTCTTAGTCTTGGACCTGTAGTGGCACAAATTTTGGCAAACAGAGGTTCAGATGAATCTGTTTTAGACCTAAAGCTAAAAAACTTATCTCCACCATATCGCATACCGAACTTAAATCAAGCTGTGGAGAGAATAAAGGAGTCCATTTTAAAAAAAGAGAGAATTATTCTGTTTGGGGATTACGATGTGGATGGTATAACGGGGACCGCATTGCTTTACAAGTTTTTGAAAACTGCAGGAGCAACCGCAATTCCCGTTCTCCCCAGCAGACAATCGGGCTATGGTCTAAACAAAAAGCTGGTAGATAAGTTTTCAAAGTATGCGGACTTGCTTATAACCATAGACAACGGAACTACCGCAGTGGAAGAGCTAAAAGTGTTTAAAAAAGATTCTATTGTCATAGACCATCACAATATAGGAGAAGAAATTCCGCCTACTATCTTGGTCAATCCTAAGCTAACTGAAGACTTACCAACAGAATTTAAAGAGCTTTCTTCGGTGAGCTTGGTTTTTTACCTCATAGCGGTTCTGTCCAAAGAGTTAAACCTAAGCTACGACCCAAGGTTGGATTTGTATTTGCCCGCCATAGGGACGCTGGCGGACTTTATGCCCCTGAACATGTTAAACAGGATAATAGTCTCCTACGGCATAAGATGTCTTGAATATATTCAAAAGGGACTTATAGTCTCCCATGGTATAAAGGCTCTGATAGAATCCGCAGGAATAAATGGGAGTATAACTTCAAGGGACATATCCTTCTCCATTGTGCCAAGATTAAACGCCCCTGGAAGGGTATCAAGGCCCTCCATAGCCTTAAAGCTGTTTTTAGCAGAAGACAAAGAAAGAGCAGAAGCCTTTGCCAAAAAGATAGAAGAGATAAATCGGAGGAGAAAATTTATAGCTCAAAAAGCTTACGATATTGCCTTAGAACAAGCTTTATTGCAAGAGGATAGAAAGTTTATTGTGGTTGTTCTGGACAGTTGGGCTGGGGGCGTGGCAGGCATTGTAGCTGGGATGCTCTCTTCCATCTTTCAAAAACCCACCGCAGTGTTTGCGTTAGGAAACTATGGAGTTGGCTCTGTAAGAAGTGCAAACGGAATAAACATATACCAAGCGTTAAGCAAACTTTCCCATCTGTTTCTCCGTTGGGGAGGGCACGCCTACGCAGTGGGAATAAGCATGGAAAAAGAAAAGATACCTATCTTTAAGGAACTGGTAGAAGAGGTTATTACCGACGTTCGTGTGCTTCCTACCCTTGAAATAGACATGCCCTTACAACCAGAAGAAATAACACCCAAACTTGTGGAAGACCTTCGCAGACTTGAACCTTTTGGAGAGGGTTTTCCTGCACCAACCTTTTTGTGTGATGCTAAACTCTTGCCCACTTATTACGATGAAAATAGGCTTGTGTTAAGGTCAGACAACCACTACACCTTTTTGTGTTGGGATATGAATCTGAGCAGAAAGATCATAAAAAGGAATCTCATTGAAGGGAAAGTAGTCTATCAGATAGATTTAAGGAACCCAAGGAGGTTGATACTGTTGGATGTGGAAGAGTATGAGTAG
- the bioF gene encoding 8-amino-7-oxononanoate synthase, translating into MDWLEEELRRIRNLNLFRKRKLREGLRDFCSNDYLALRDHPEVKEETIKVVKDYGLGSGASALVSGYTIHHKSLEEKLASFKEVPSCLLFGSGYLANIGTIPALASEGDLILSDQLNHASIIDACRLSKAKIFVFPHLDYHHAWELLKENRKYYRRCLIVSDSVFSMDGDVAHLPTLLKLAQEYDCLLFLDEAHATGILGQRGKGIFEEFNLRWQENVILMGTLSKAIGSYGAFVCGSKRLIDYLVNKARSFIFSTSLPPAVCAGAKKALEIIEREPWRVKKIKDVAENIYKELSKIGLFVKFYHTPILPIMLYSEEKALRLSEALFERGIFLQAIRYPTVPKGEARLRLTASVRYTEEDLEYLYTALKESFNIIKEREEGSKQSTF; encoded by the coding sequence ATGGATTGGCTTGAGGAAGAGTTAAGAAGGATAAGAAATCTAAATTTATTTCGGAAGCGAAAGCTTAGGGAGGGTTTAAGGGATTTTTGTTCCAACGATTACCTTGCCCTAAGGGACCATCCAGAGGTAAAGGAAGAGACAATAAAGGTTGTCAAAGATTACGGATTGGGAAGCGGAGCATCTGCCTTAGTGTCCGGATACACCATACATCACAAAAGTCTGGAGGAAAAATTAGCCAGCTTTAAAGAGGTGCCTTCGTGTCTTCTGTTTGGTTCTGGATACCTGGCAAACATAGGAACAATACCAGCTTTAGCCTCCGAAGGAGACCTGATACTCAGCGATCAGTTAAACCACGCATCCATAATAGATGCCTGTAGGCTGTCAAAGGCTAAGATTTTCGTCTTCCCTCACTTAGACTACCACCATGCTTGGGAGCTTTTAAAAGAAAACAGGAAGTATTATAGAAGGTGTTTAATTGTTTCAGACAGCGTTTTTAGTATGGATGGTGATGTAGCCCATCTTCCCACATTGTTGAAGCTTGCTCAAGAATACGATTGTTTGCTCTTTTTGGATGAAGCGCATGCTACTGGCATTCTCGGACAAAGGGGAAAGGGAATATTTGAAGAGTTTAACCTAAGATGGCAAGAAAACGTGATTTTGATGGGGACACTGTCTAAGGCTATTGGGTCTTACGGTGCCTTTGTGTGCGGTTCAAAGAGATTGATAGATTACTTGGTAAACAAAGCAAGAAGCTTTATCTTTTCCACATCGCTACCGCCTGCGGTTTGTGCTGGCGCTAAAAAGGCCTTAGAGATCATAGAACGTGAGCCTTGGAGAGTCAAAAAGATAAAGGACGTTGCGGAAAATATCTACAAAGAACTATCAAAAATAGGACTTTTTGTAAAGTTTTATCATACACCCATTTTGCCTATTATGTTATATTCAGAGGAGAAAGCCCTTAGGCTATCCGAAGCGCTTTTTGAAAGGGGGATATTTTTGCAAGCCATTAGATATCCCACAGTGCCAAAGGGAGAGGCAAGGCTCAGACTTACCGCAAGCGTCAGATACACAGAAGAAGATTTAGAGTATTTATACACCGCTTTAAAGGAAAGTTTTAATATAATTAAAGAGCGTGAGGAAGGATCTAAGCAATCTACTTTTTGA
- a CDS encoding lytic transglycosylase domain-containing protein, which yields MLLLILTVIFLSSCTPTVRQSLMPKKNNVEVVKQGIFGFSEEEERFIEQEARTFNINIPDRQEIIRFVNYFLTNKQEFERMMQRANYYIPIIKPIIKKYGLPEELALLPAIESGFNPFAVSRAGAAGLWQFIPSTGRRYGLRIDQDVDERFDIIKSTEAAALYLKDLYEMFKSWELALAAYNCGENCIKRRTGGADFWLTQNLLPIETRNYVPAFFAVLLLARYPEKYGLNVSIHGLNLAVNKVEEDTTVEEVIRNINLKESIFRDLNPHIRGERIPSGVNIYVPKDHALFSENVIRLENGAKLIFR from the coding sequence ATGCTTTTACTGATTTTAACTGTAATTTTCTTAAGTTCTTGCACGCCTACAGTAAGACAAAGCCTTATGCCAAAAAAGAACAATGTAGAAGTGGTGAAACAAGGTATTTTTGGTTTTTCTGAAGAAGAAGAAAGATTTATAGAGCAAGAAGCCAGAACCTTTAACATAAACATTCCAGACAGGCAGGAGATAATACGATTTGTGAATTATTTCTTAACCAACAAACAAGAGTTTGAAAGGATGATGCAGAGGGCCAATTATTACATACCAATCATAAAACCCATCATTAAAAAATACGGCCTCCCGGAAGAGCTTGCGCTTTTACCCGCAATAGAAAGTGGCTTTAATCCCTTTGCGGTTTCACGTGCAGGTGCAGCCGGTCTGTGGCAGTTTATCCCTTCCACTGGAAGAAGGTATGGCCTTAGGATAGATCAAGATGTGGATGAAAGGTTTGATATTATCAAATCCACAGAAGCCGCTGCACTTTACTTGAAGGACCTGTATGAGATGTTTAAAAGTTGGGAGCTGGCCCTTGCAGCGTATAACTGTGGGGAAAATTGCATAAAAAGAAGAACGGGAGGAGCGGACTTTTGGCTAACCCAAAACTTACTACCAATAGAAACCAGAAACTATGTGCCCGCCTTCTTTGCGGTTCTGCTTTTGGCAAGGTATCCGGAGAAGTATGGACTGAATGTTAGCATACATGGCTTAAACCTTGCGGTAAATAAAGTAGAGGAAGATACAACTGTTGAAGAAGTTATAAGAAATATTAATTTAAAGGAAAGCATCTTTAGGGACTTAAACCCTCACATAAGGGGTGAGCGCATACCCTCCGGAGTTAATATCTATGTTCCAAAGGATCACGCTCTCTTTTCTGAAAATGTTATTAGACTGGAAAATGGCGCTAAATTAATTTTTAGGTGA
- a CDS encoding NAD(P)H-dependent glycerol-3-phosphate dehydrogenase, with the protein MSRITILGGGRWGTALGLHLSKKGFELMFFDRNPTVVESLKKGKDPYWGLEFAKKPKATSLLNEAVEYSDLIVLALPVQVIRDVLEKSNLSGKVMVSASKGLEVGSSKRVSQIVEDLCKDCKTFVLSGPSFAEEVAKGLPCAVVLAGKDLETLKELKDVFHSETFRVYLSEDIVGVELGGALKNVIAIACGISDGLGFGDNARASLITRGLAEIVRIGSSFGGKKETFYGLSGLGDLVLTSTSSKSRNRTFGFLLGQGLNVEEAEARIGQVVEGKETVKAVKKLTEELNIYAPISWAVYQVVVERIPPGQVARHLLLRPPQSEFEHL; encoded by the coding sequence ATGAGTAGGATAACTATCTTAGGTGGTGGGCGGTGGGGAACAGCTCTTGGACTGCATCTTTCAAAAAAGGGTTTTGAGCTAATGTTCTTTGACAGAAATCCAACTGTGGTTGAAAGTTTAAAAAAAGGTAAGGACCCATACTGGGGATTGGAGTTTGCTAAAAAGCCAAAAGCGACCAGCTTATTAAACGAAGCGGTAGAATACTCCGACCTTATAGTGCTGGCTCTTCCTGTGCAGGTAATAAGGGATGTGCTTGAGAAGTCAAACCTTAGTGGTAAAGTTATGGTGTCCGCTTCTAAGGGATTGGAGGTGGGAAGCTCCAAAAGGGTTTCTCAAATAGTAGAGGATCTTTGTAAAGACTGTAAGACCTTTGTTCTGTCTGGCCCATCCTTTGCGGAAGAGGTAGCAAAGGGGCTTCCCTGTGCGGTAGTGCTTGCGGGAAAAGATTTGGAAACTTTAAAAGAATTAAAAGACGTATTCCATTCTGAAACTTTCAGAGTTTATCTTTCTGAAGATATAGTTGGTGTTGAGTTGGGTGGTGCTCTAAAGAACGTGATAGCTATTGCGTGTGGTATATCGGACGGTCTCGGTTTTGGAGACAATGCTAGGGCTTCTTTGATAACCCGTGGTTTGGCGGAGATAGTTAGAATAGGATCTTCTTTTGGGGGTAAAAAGGAAACCTTTTACGGGCTTTCTGGCTTGGGAGACTTAGTTCTAACTTCTACTTCTTCTAAATCCAGAAACAGAACCTTTGGCTTTTTGCTGGGGCAAGGATTGAATGTAGAAGAGGCAGAAGCTCGCATAGGGCAGGTTGTGGAAGGCAAAGAAACAGTTAAGGCGGTAAAAAAACTAACGGAAGAACTAAACATATACGCTCCTATATCTTGGGCTGTTTATCAAGTCGTGGTTGAAAGAATTCCACCTGGACAGGTTGCCCGCCATCTTCTTCTGAGACCTCCTCAAAGCGAGTTTGAGCATTTATAA
- a CDS encoding helicase-related protein: protein MPLQRQSFMFSATIPKQVEELAKKHLRENYKFVRVINAELKPKIEKRLIKLNSPGQKLSELEKILRDHILERIIIFVRTRKDAKELSERLLSKKFSVVSLHGDMTQRQRENALRLFKEGKVKIVVATDVASRGLDIRGVGVVINYHIPEDPKVYIHRIGRTGRIGNYGKAYSLVTPEDSRALWRIKKLKGRYQSI from the coding sequence ATGCCTTTGCAAAGGCAGAGTTTTATGTTTTCTGCAACCATTCCAAAACAGGTAGAAGAACTTGCCAAAAAGCACCTTAGGGAGAACTATAAGTTTGTAAGAGTCATAAATGCAGAACTTAAACCCAAAATAGAAAAGAGGTTGATAAAGCTAAATTCTCCAGGACAGAAACTTTCTGAGTTGGAGAAGATATTAAGAGACCATATATTGGAAAGGATTATCATATTCGTTAGAACACGCAAGGACGCCAAGGAACTATCAGAAAGATTGCTAAGTAAGAAGTTTAGCGTAGTGTCTCTTCATGGGGATATGACGCAAAGACAAAGAGAAAATGCCTTAAGGTTGTTTAAGGAGGGAAAGGTAAAAATTGTGGTGGCTACTGACGTGGCATCCCGTGGTTTAGACATAAGGGGTGTGGGTGTGGTTATAAACTATCATATACCAGAAGATCCGAAGGTTTATATACATCGTATAGGAAGGACGGGGAGAATTGGTAATTATGGCAAGGCTTACAGCCTTGTAACACCAGAAGACAGTAGAGCTCTGTGGAGGATAAAAAAATTAAAGGGACGCTATCAAAGTATATGA